Proteins co-encoded in one Arachis hypogaea cultivar Tifrunner chromosome 13, arahy.Tifrunner.gnm2.J5K5, whole genome shotgun sequence genomic window:
- the LOC112732991 gene encoding TOM1-like protein 5: protein MAAERVNAATSQKLTETDWMKNIEICELVAHDQRQARDVVKAIKKRLGNKNPNTQLYAVMLLEMLMNNIGDPIHKQVVETGTIPILVKIVKKKSDLPVRERIFLLLDATQTALGGASGKFPQYYNAYYELVSAGVQFPQRSQEFQSNCPSSQPNRTNNGPNREQALPRSGGVAQQAESDPVPESSIIQKASNALEVLKEVLDAVDAQHPQGARDEFTLDLVEQCSFQKQRVMHLVMASRDERIVSQAIELNEQLQEVLARHDDLVSGRATTPNHFVHEEVEEEEEPEQLFRRLRKGKACARPEDEETEPRFPNWGLLEERLNRALIRPLSLEPSRQTNARAAPVVVPPPNARNNGELPHVAIPPPPAKHFERERYFQENKKNGATLASHLRGLSLHSYNGSSSHSGSFDSSD from the exons ATGGCAGCTGAGCGAGTTAATGCTGCAACAAGTCAGAAACTGACTGAAACTGACTGGATGAAAAATATTGAAATCTGTGAATTAGTTGCTCATGATCAAAG GCAAGCTAGAGATGTTGTTAAGGCCATAAAAAAGAGACTAGGCAACAAGAACCCCAATACACAACTTTATGCAGTTATG TTGTTGGAAATGTTGATGAACAACATTGGAGATCCAATTCATAAACAGGTTGTTGAAACAGGAACCATTCCTATTCTTGTGAAAATTGTGAAGAAAAAG TCAGATTTGCCTGTAAGGGAACGGATATTTCTCCTGCTAGATGCTACACAAACAGCCCTTGGTGGTGCTTCTGGAAAGTTTCCACAATATTATAATGCATATTATGAGTTGGTG AGTGCTGGGGTGCAGTTTCCTCAAAGGTCTCAGGAATTCCAATCAAATTGTCCAAGTTCACAACCTAACAGGACTAATAATGGACCAAACAGGGAACAGGCCTTGCCTAGATCTGGTGGGGTTGCTCAGCAAGCGGAGTCCGATCCTGTTCCCGAATCTAG CATTATTCAGAAGGCTAGCAATGCATTAGAAGTTCTAAAAGAAGTCCTTGATGCTGTTGATGCGCAACATCCTCAG GGAGCAAGGGATGAATTCACCCTTGATCTTGTCGAGCAATGTTCGTTTCAAAAACAGAGAGTAATGCATCTTGTGATGGCTTCTCG TGATGAGAGGATTGTTTCACAAGCAATAGAATTAAACGAGCAGCTTCAGGAAGTACTTGCAAGGCATGATGACCTCGTTTCTGGCAGAGCCACAACTCCCAATCACTTTGTCCATGAAGAagtagaagaggaggaggaacctGAGCAGTTATTCCGAAG ATTACGCAAAGGAAAGGCTTGTGCAAGGCCTGAAGATGAAGAGACTGAACCTCGTTTCCCTAACTGGGGTTTGCTTGAAGAGAGACTCAACCGTGCACTAATAAGACCGCTCTCTTTGGAGCCATCTCGACAAACCAACGCCCGTGCTGCACCTGTtgtggttccacctccaaatgCAAGGAACAATGGGGAGCTTCCTCATGTAGCAATTCCACCACCACCTGCGAAGCACTTTGAAAGGGAGAGATATTTTCAGGAGAACAAGAAGAATGGTGCTACTTTGGCCAGTCACTTGAGGGGCCTCTCCTTGCATAGTTACAATGGCAGCAGCTCTCACAGTGGAAGCTTCGATTCTAGTGATTAA
- the LOC112732992 gene encoding uncharacterized protein gives MCVGRTTELLGAEQQVSVERVLELEKSLKEKEDVVVDVTAKMKESEDEVTRLRDQIRLLQAEIRESDKTKGQLTSRVQELEEEGLEMFTSGFDRAVSQVAVLAPEFDCGQLDVTKIAIGGKLVVDGTVEDHDKNVPPS, from the coding sequence ATGTGTGTGGGTCGTACTACTGAACTCCTCGGAGCAGAGCAGCAGGTGTCTGTGGAGAGGGTTCTTGAGCTGGAGAAATCATTGAAGGAGAAAGAGGACGTTGTTGTAGATGTTACAGCAAAAATGAAGGAGTCGGAGGACGAGGTTACTCGTCTTCGGGACCAGATTCGGCTTCTGCAAGCAGAAATAAGGGAAAGTGATAAGACCAAGGGGCAACTGACCTCCAGGGTCCAGGAGTTGGAAGAGGAGGGATTGGAGATGTTCACCTCCGGTTTTGACCGAGCTGTTAGTCAGGTTGCTGTATTGGCCCCAGAGTTTGATTGTGGTCAGCTTGATGTGACCAAGATAGCTATCGGTGGGAAGCTGGTTGTGGATGGAACCGTGGAGGACCATGACAAGAACGTTCCTCCTTCTTAA